The following DNA comes from Methanosarcina vacuolata Z-761.
CAGGCCATGCGAAAAGAACAGAGAATAACAATTCCCGATCTAGTATCACTTCTGGAAGAACAAACCGAAGGAGAAATTCCCAGTTCAGCCTGGTATCCTGCATCTGCTGCAGTCCCCATCATCCGATTCGTGAGTGCGGTGCGAAAGGTCCCGCTTCCCGAGTTCACAGTGCATCCTCTCTGTGGAGCTGCCACTTATGTCTTTGAGAGAGAGGGAAAACTAATTCCTATAAACGAGTTCGTAGACGTGGATGGGTTACTTGAGTTCCTTGAAAGTATTACTCCAGAATTTAAGGGGCAAGGTTCTAACGTAACGAAACTTGCAAAAGTTCTCCGCAATGTCCCGCGCTACATTGATGAAGCCAGGAGTCCAAAGGACCTTAAGATAGTCTCCCTCATAAATAATTTTCTTAAAAACGGTACAAGAGAGCATGCTGCTCAATTTCATAGAAAATCACTTTTCCTTGGAGCTATGCACTTTCAGGACCTCTACAACCTGGATCTGGAAAGGGTTGAAAACTGCGGAATCCACTATGCTACTCCTGATGGCAAAGTGATTCCCTTCTGCACTTATAACAATTTTCATAGAGAAGGAGTGGAGGCAAAGTATTCAAAACAATATAGGAAAAACATGGATTTTGATAAGAAAACCCTGGATGTTCTGGAAAGAGAAACACCTTGATTTCTCCTACAAAGGAAAGAATGAAAATTTTCTAAAAGGTAAAAATATAATTCGGTGGTGTAATACAAAATATTTATATTAGATAAAAAATTAACTGAATGAAATTTTTATATCGAATAAATTGGTTCAATAGAGCCAATAACTTTAACTGGACAAATACATTAATTGTGAAAACTATTCAGAAGAGTAACCATACAAAATGTAAATCTGAATTCAAATCTGATCTTTCTGAGGAAGAAGTTAGAGATGAAAACTAGACCTCGGAAATTCAAAAAATATTCATTGACCGAAAAATAAAAGTTTAAAATTATAACGGTTAAAAAGAACTTTCAGGACTCTATTGAAGTAATCAGTAGAAACCCTCAGAGCCTTTGGCACATGCATGAAACATGAGAAACTTTATACTGGTGTTAAAGATTTTCATGGAAAATAATGTGGCATTATACTGTGATGCCTTTCGGTTCATGCCACAGCATTTGCAAGAAAGAAGATTTCTACTGGTTAAGCATTATATATTAATTTTAAAATGTACAGGTGAGCTGGTGAGCCTTAATATAAACAGATATAAATGTGGATACTGTGGTGCCTGTGTGGGAGTCTGCCCTAAAGGAGCACTCGAACTTGTAGAGACCTGGGTCGAAGTAGACGAAAGTACGTGCATTACGTGCGGGATATGCGATCGAATCTGCCCTGTCGGAGCAATTGAGGTAATGAAATGAAGGACAGTTATGATGTTTTAGTTATAGGAGCAGGGCCTGCAGGTTCCATTGCCGCCAGAACTGTAGCCGAAAAAGGGCTGGATGTACTTTTAATCGAAAAACGCCAGGAGATAGGTGACCCTGTACGCTGTGCCGAAGGCGTGAGCAAAGTATATCTCAAAAAACACGTGGAAATTGACAATAGATGGATTTGTGCTGACCTTAATGCCTCCCATATTTACGCGCCGGACGGTACAAAGATAGAGATGGCAGAAGAAATCGCTGGTGGAGAAGTAGGCTACGTCCTTGAGAGAAAAGTGTTTGACCGGGCACTTGCAGAACAGGCCGCCAAAGCCGGGGCGGAAGTGAGGGTAAAAACCAGAGCAACCGGACTTATCATTGAAGACGATTTTGTCAAAGGAGCCAGGCTCATGCATCTTGGAAAAGAATACGATGTACGGGCCAAGATA
Coding sequences within:
- a CDS encoding 4Fe-4S binding protein — translated: MSLNINRYKCGYCGACVGVCPKGALELVETWVEVDESTCITCGICDRICPVGAIEVMK